In the genome of Bicyclus anynana chromosome 23, ilBicAnyn1.1, whole genome shotgun sequence, one region contains:
- the LOC112053185 gene encoding RNA polymerase II-associated factor 1 homolog: MPPTVQTNDPEREKRPQRTGERRSELVTRVKYCNTLPDIPFDLKFITYPFPSTRFIQYNPTSLEKNYRYEVLTEHDLGVHIDLINRDIYQGDGNAILDPADEKLLEDDVLTPQDSKRSRHHAKSVSWLRRSEYISTEQTRFQPQSMEKVEAKVGYNVKKIFSEETLYMDRDSQIKAIEKTFDDNKIPVEKHYSKPGVTPVEVMPVFPDFDMWKYPCAQVIFDSDPAPSDKNIAGQIEAMSQAMIRGVMDESGEQFVAYCLPTEDTIQKRRRDIAEGIPYMDEDTYEYKMAREYNWNVKSKASKGYEENYFLVVRNHCIYYNELETRVRLSKRRARAGVAAQALTRLVVTHRPLGAAEHRMLRLREKQLEPPQEDEEEEEPDEEEDEEDKQEQNGEKERSRSRSKSGSKSPQGSEKSKGSNRSRSRSRSKSKSKSKSKSRSRSRSGSGSRKSRSRSGSAHSGSARSGSARSRSRSGSARSRSGSRSSRASSKSKGSRASSASGRGSRASSKGSNKGSKQSSKASSRASSRASRRSSRASSRASSKASGSKASGSKASSRASSRRNSGSGSGSERSRSRSRSGSKQGSRSGSASSASSKHSGSD, translated from the exons ATGCCGCCAACAGTTCAAACCAATGACCCCGAGCGAGAAAAGCGTCCTCAAAGGACAGGCGAGAGACG ATCCGAACTAGTAACGCGTGTGAAATATTGCAACACACTACCAGATATTCCGTTCGATTTGAAGTTTATCACGTATCCCTTTCCTTCGACACGGTTCATCCAATACAATCCCACTTCCTTGGAGAAGAATTACAGATACGAAGTTTTGACGGAGCACGACTTAGGCGTACATATAGATTTGATAAACCGGGATATTTACCAAGGAGATGGCAATGCAATACTTGATCCAGCAGATGAGAAGCTTCTAGAGGATGATGTTCTTACCCCACAAGACTCCAAGCGTTCCCGTCATCATGCGAAAAGCGTGTCATGGTTGCGACGCTCAGAGTATATATCCACTGAGCAGACAAGGTTTCAGCCACAGTCTATGGAAAAG gtTGAAGCCAAAGTCGGTTACAATGTTAAAAAGATATTCAGCGAAGAGACTCTATACATGGACAGAGACAGCCAAATCAAGGCCATTGAAAAGACCTTTGACGACAACAAGATCCCTGTGGAGAAACACTATAGTAAACCAGGCGTCACACCAGTTGAAGTGATGCCAGTGTTTCCAGACTTTGACATGTGGAAGTATCCATGTGCGCAGGTCATATTTGACTCAGATCCAGCACCCTCTGATAAGAATATCGCTGGACAAATTGAAGCAATGTCACAGGCTATGATTAG GGGTGTGATGGATGAGAGTGGTGAACAGTTCGTAGCGTACTGCCTCCCCACCGAGGACACCATACAGAAGAGACGCCGCGACATCGCCGAGGGTATACCATATATGGATGAAGACACCTACGAGTACAAGATGGCTCGCGAGTACAATTGGAACGTTAAGAGTAAAGCGTCTAAGGGTTACGAGGAGAATTACTTCTTG GTGGTACGCAATCACTGTATATACTACAACGAGTTGGAGACTCGTGTGCGACTGTCCAAGAGAAGAGCCCGCGCTGGCGTCGCCGCTCAGGCGCTCACCCGGCTGGTGGTCACCCACAGGCCTCTAGGCGCGGCCGAACACCGCATGTTGAGGTTGAGAGAGAAGCAGCTTGAACCGCCACAA GAGGACGAAGAAGAGGAAGAACCTGACGAAGAAGAAGATGAGGAAGATAAACAAGAGCAAAACGGTGAAAAAGAGAG ATCGCGTTCCCGTTCAAAATCTGGATCGAAATCGCCGCAAGGATCGGAAAAGTCCAAAGGGTCGAACAGGTCAAGGTCAAGGTCGCGGTCAAAGTCTAAGTCGAAGTCAAAGTCCAAGTCGAGAAGTCGCTCGCGATCGGGATCGGGTTCGAGGAAATCGAGATCCCGTTCTGGTTCGGCACATTCTGGCTCTGCAAG ATCGGGTTCTGCCCGGTCCCGGTCGCGGTCCGGCTCGGCCCGGTCCCGGTCCGGGTCCCGCTCGTCTCGCGCCAGCTCCAAGAGTAAAGGATCCCGTGCTAGCTCCGCCAGCGGGAGGGGATCACGGGCTAGCTCTAAGGGAAGTAATAAG GGCTCCAAACAGTCGTCGAAGGCGTCGTCGCGCGCGTCCTCTCGCGCGAGCCGCAGGTCGTCGCGGGCTTCGTCGCGGGCCTCCTCGAAGGCCTCGGGTTCGAAGGCCTCGGGCTCGAAGGCCTCGTCGCGAGCGAGCTCCCGCCGCAACTCGGGCTCCGGCAGCGGCTCGGAGCGCTCCCGGAGCAGGTCGCGCAGTGGCTCCAAACAA GGATCTCGCAGTGGCTCCGCCTCCAGTGCGTCTTCCAAACATAGTGGTTCCgattaa